In Bos indicus isolate NIAB-ARS_2022 breed Sahiwal x Tharparkar chromosome 19, NIAB-ARS_B.indTharparkar_mat_pri_1.0, whole genome shotgun sequence, the following proteins share a genomic window:
- the HIC1 gene encoding hypermethylated in cancer 1 protein isoform X1, whose amino-acid sequence MSEFRNMYTGTFSSKPQFLWGSQVRGWGLQVGTSGRLNLRTGPPPGSSSSSASLHPRCAGRRPWLCRAKYRTAARWRHSCSSARRPGPLQIRVCGKRGGAETRPGRGEDGPAGQTDRGPGGRRAAQRSHVPPWIRRQPGPGLPTCPPGECAGQTMLDTMEAPGHSRQLLLQLNNQRTKGFLCDVIIVVQNALFRAHKNVLAASSAYLKSLVVHDNLLNLDHDMVSPAVFRLVLDFIYTGRLADGAEAAAAAAVAPGAEPSLGAVLAAASYLQIPDLVALCKKRLKRHGKYCHLRGGGGGGGGYAPYGRPGRGLRAATPVIQACYSSPAGPPPPPTAEPPSGPEAAVNTHCAELYASGPGPATALCAPERRCSPLCGLDLSKKSPPGSAPPERPPGERELPPRPDSPPSAGPAAYKEPPLTLPPLPPLPFQKLEEAGPPPDPFRGGGGSPGSEPPGRPDGPSLLYRWMKHEPGLGSYGDELGRERGSPSERCEERGGDPSASPGGPPLGLAPPPRYAGSLDGPGAGGDGDDYKSSSEETGSSEDPSPPGGHLEGYPCPHLAYGEPESFGDNLYVCIPCGKGFPSSEQLNAHVEAHVEEEEALYGRAEAAEVAAGAAGLGPPFGGGGDKVAGAPGGLGELLRPYRCASCDKSYKDPATLRQHEKTHWLTRPYPCTICGKKFTQRGTMTRHMRSHLGLKPFACDACGMRFTRQYRLTEHMRIHSGEKPYECQVCGGKFAQQRNLISHMKMHAVGGAAGAAGALAGLGGLPGVPGPDGKGKLDFPEGVFAVARLTAEQLSLKQQDKAAAAELLAQTTHFLHDPKVALESLYPLAKFTAELGLSPDKAAEVLSQGAHLAAGPDGRTIDRFSPT is encoded by the exons ATGtcagaatttagaaatatgtacACAGGAACATTCAGCTCAAAACCCCAATTTCTGTGGGGCTCGCAGGTCCGGGGCTGGGGACTCCAGGTGGGCACATCTGGAAGGCTGAATCTGAGAACAGGCCCCCCTCCTGGGTCCAGTTCGTCATCTGCGAGCCTCCATCCCAGGTGCGCAGGAAGGAGGCCGTGGCTGTGCCGCGCAAAGTACCGCACGGCCGCGAGGTGGCGCCATAGCTGCAGCAGCGCCCGCCGGCCCGGGCCGCTCCAGATAAGAGTGTGCGGAAAGCGCGGCGGGGCTGAGACGCGACCAGGACGCGGGGAGGACGGACCAGCAGGACAGACCGACCGGGGGCCCGGCGGGCGGAGGGCAGCGCAGCGCAGCCACGTCCCCCCCTGGATCCGCCGGCAGCCGGGCCCGGGGCTTCCGACATGCCCCCCAG GAGAGTGTGCTGGGCAGACGATGCTGGACACGATGGAGGCGCCCGGCCACtccaggcagctgctgctgcagctcaACAACCAGCGCACCAAGGGCTTCTTGTGCGACGTGATCATCGTGGTGCAGAACGCCCTCTTCCGCGCGCACAAGAACGTGCTGGCGGCCAGCAGCGCCTACCTCAAGTCCCTGGTGGTGCACGACAACCTGCTCAACCTGGACCATGACATGGTGAGCCCGGCCGTGTTCCGCCTGGTGCTGGACTTCATCTACACCGGCCGCCTGGCGGATGGCGCGGAGGCTGCGGCGGCGGCTGCCGTGGCCCCGGGGGCCGAGCCGAGCCTGGGCGCCGTGCTGGCCGCCGCCAGCTACCTGCAGATCCCCGACCTCGTGGCGCTGTGCAAGAAACGCCTCAAGCGCCACGGCAAGTACTGCCACctgcggggcggcggcggcggcggcggcggctacGCACCCTACGGGAGGCCGGGCCGGGGCCTGCGGGCCGCCACGCCCGTCATCCAGGCCTGCTACTCCTCCCCGGCCGGGCCTCCGCCGCCGCCCACCGCCGAGCCGCCGTCGGGCCCCGAGGCCGCTGTGAACACGCACTGCGCCGAGCTGTACGCCTCGGGCCCCGGCCCGGCCACCGCGCTCTGCGCCCCGGAGCGCCGCTGCTCCCCGCTCTGCGGCCTGGACCTGTCAAAGAAAAGCCCGCCGGGCTCCGCGCCTCCCGAGCGACCGCCGGGGGAGCGAGAGCTGCCCCCACGCCCAGACAGCCCTCCCAGCGCAGGCCCCGCCGCCTACAAGGAGCCACCACTCACCCTGCCACCGCTGCCGCCGCTGCCCTtccagaagctggaggaggccGGACCGCCTCCGGATCCGTTCCGAGGTGGCGGCGGCAGCCCGGGATCCGAGCCCCCCGGCCGCCCCGACGGGCCCAGCCTCCTCTaccgctggatgaagcacgagccaGGCCTGGGCAGCTACGGCGACGAGCTGGGCCGCGAGCGCGGCTCCCCCAGCGAACGCTGCGAGGAGCGCGGCGGAGACCCCTCGGCCTCGCCCGGGGGGCCTCCGCTCGGCCTGGCGCCGCCGCCGCGCTACGCGGGCAGCTTGGACGGGCCTGGCGCCGGCGGCGACGGCGACGACTACAAGAGCAGCAGTGAGGAGACGGGCAGCAGTGAGGACCCCAGCCCTCCCGGCGGCCACCTCGAGGGCTACCCGTGCCCGCACCTGGCCTACGGAGAGCCCGAGAGCTTCGGCGACAACCTGTACGTTTGCATCCCGTGCGGAAAGGGCTTCCCCAGCTCGGAGCAGCTGAACGCGCACGTGGAGGCGcacgtggaggaggaggaggcgctgTACGGCCGGGCCGAGGCAGCGGAGGTGGCCGCGGGGGCCGCCGGCCTCGGGCCCCCTTTTGGAGGCGGTGGGGACAAGGTGGCCGGGGCCCCGGGGGGCCTGGGCGAGCTGCTGCGGCCGTACCGCTGCGCGTCGTGCGACAAGAGCTACAAGGACCCGGCCACGCTGCGGCAGCACGAGAAGACCCACTGGCTGACGCGGCCCTACCCCTGCACCATCTGCGGGAAGAAGTTCACGCAGCGCGGGACCATGACGCGCCACATGCGCAGCCACCTGGGCCTCAAGCCCTTCGCGTGCGACGCGTGCGGCATGCGCTTCACGCGCCAGTACCGCCTCACCGAGCACATGCGCATCCACTCGGGCGAGAAGCCCTATGAGTGCCAGGTGTGCGGCGGCAAGTTCGCCCAGCAGCGCAACCTCATCAGTCACATGAAGATGCACGCTGTGGGCGGCGCGGCCGGCGCGGCCGGGGCGCTGGCGGGGCTGGGGGGGCTCCCCGGCGTCCCGGGCCCCGACGGCAAGGGCAAGCTCGATTTCCCCGAGGGCGTCTTTGCAGTGGCGCGCCTCACGGCCGAACAGCTCAGCCTGAAGCAGCAGGACAAGGCGGCTGCGGCCGAGCTGCTGGCTCAGACCACGCACTTCCTGCACGACCCCAAGGTGGCGCTCGAGAGCCTCTACCCGCTGGCCAAGTTCACCGCGGAGCTGGGCCTCAGCCCCGACAAGGCGGCCGAGGTGCTGAGCCAGGGCGCGCACCTGGCCGCCGGCCCCGACGGCCGAACCATCGACCGTTTCTCTCCCACCTAG
- the OVCA2 gene encoding esterase OVCA2 has protein sequence MAMFACSEARLQGGGCFGSRPSCSSSARGKAASGSSVAHALCRMAAQPLLRILCLAGFRQSERGFREKTGALRKALRGRAELVCLSGPHPVVDAAGSEGARPDSGPCPPEEQPQGWWFSEQEADVFLALEEPTACRGLEEALETVAQALNKLGPFDGILGFSQGAALAALVCALGQGGDPRFPLPRFVILVSGFCPRGLGLMEPIMQGPLSLPSLHVFGDTDGVIPSQESMQLCSRFDGAVTLTHSGGHFIPAAAPQRQAYLKFLDQFAD, from the exons ATGGCAATGTTCGCTTGCTCTGAGGCCCGCCTCCAGGGTGGTGGCTGTTTTGGGTCCCGCCCTTCGTGTTCAAGTTCCGCTCGGGGAAAGGCTGCTTCCGGTTCCTCTGTCGCGCACGCGCTATGCAGGATGGCTGCGCAGCCGCTTCTGCGGATTTTGTGTCTGGCGGGTTTTCGGCAGAGCGAGCGGGGCTTCCGTGAGAAGACCGGAGCGCTGCGGAAGGCGCTGCGGGGCCGCGCAGAGCTCGTGTGCCTCAGCGGCCCGCACCCGGTCGTGGACGCAGCGGGGTCGGAGGGCGCCAGGCCAGACTCTG GACCCTGCCCTCCGGAGGAGCAGCCTCAAGGCTGGTGGTTTTCCGAACAGGAGGCAGACGTTTTCTTGGCCTTGGAAGAGCCCACGGCGTGCAGAGGTCTGGAGGAAGCTCTGGAAACGGTGGCACAGGCACTGAACAAGCTGGGGCCTTTCGATGGGATCCTTGGTTTCAGTCAGGGGGCCGCGCTGGCCGCTCTTGTGTGTGCCCTTGGCCAAGGCGGCGATCCCCGCTTCCCTTTGCCCCGGTTTGTCATCCTCGTATCTGGTTTCTGCCCGCGGGGCCTTGGCCTCATGGAACCCATCATGCAGGGCCCCTTGTCACTGCCTTCCCTCCATGTCTTTGGGGACACTGACGGCGTCATCCCCTCTCAGGAGAGTATGCAGCTGTGTAGCCGTTTCGATGGAGCCGTCACTCTTACCCACTCTGGTGGCCACTTCATTCCAGCAGCTGCACCCCAGCGCCAGGCCTACCTCAAGTTCTTGGACCAGTTTGCAGACTGA
- the DPH1 gene encoding 2-(3-amino-3-carboxypropyl)histidine synthase subunit 1 isoform X1, with protein sequence MAALVAAEAAESCSRNGPGRGRAPRGRLANQIPAEILNNPQLQAAIQVLPSNYNFEVPKTIWRIQQAQAKKVALQMPEGLLLFACTIVDILERFTEAEVMVMGDVTYGACCVDDFTARALGADFLVHYGHSCLVPMDTSAQDFRVLYVFVDIRIDTAHLLDSIRLTFPPASALALVSTIQFVSTLQAAAQELKAEYRVSVPQCKPLSPGEILGCTSPCLPKEVEAVVYLGDGRFHLESVMIANPNISAYRYDPYSKVLSREHYDHQRMQANRQEAIATARSAKSWGLILGTLGRQGSPKILEHLESRLQALGLPFVRLLLSEIFPSKLSLLPEVDVWVQVACPRLSIDWGTAFPKPLLTPYEAAVALRDISWQQPYPMDFYASSSLGPWTVNHGRDRLLQVPGRLALGKVQGGPARPSPAAACEACSCRDEEVSPIAL encoded by the exons ATGGCGGCGCTGGTGGCGGCCGAGGCCGCAGAGTCTTGCAGCCGAAACGGCCCGGGCAGAG GTCGAGCCCCTCGGGGCCGCTTGGCCAATCAGATCCCGGCTGAGATCCTGAACAATCCCCAGCTGCAGGCGGCCATCCAAGTCCTGCCTTCCAACTATAACTTTGAGGTTCCCAAGACCATCTGGAGGATCCAACAGGCCCAGGCCAAGAAGG TGGCCTTACAAATGCCCGAAGGCCTCCTCCTCTTCGCCTGTACCATTGTGGATATCTTGGAAAG GTTCACGGAGGCCGAAGTGATGGTGATGGGAGACGTGACCTACGGGGCTTGCTGTGTGGACGACTTCACTGCAAGAGCCCTGGGAGCTGACTTCCTGGTCCACTATGGCCACAGCTGCCTGG TTCCCATGGACACCTCGGCCCAAGACTTCCGGGTGCTGTATGTCTTTGTGGACATCCGGATAGACACTGCCCACCTCCTGGACTCTATCCGCCTCACCTTTCCCCCAGCCAGTGCCCTTGCGCTGGTCAGCACCATTCAGTTCGTGTCAACCTTGCAG GCAGCCGCCCAAGAGCTGAAAGCTGAGTATCGTGTGAGTGTCCCACAGTGCAAGCCCCTGTCTCCTGGGGAGATTCTGGGCTGCACGTCTCCCTGCCTACCCAAGGAGGTGGAGGCTGTGGT GTATCTTGGAGATGGCCGCTTCCACCTGGAGTCTGTCATGATCGCCAACCCTAACATCTCCGCTTACCG ATACGACCCTTACAGCAAGGTCCTGTCCAGAGAGCACTATGACCACCAGCGCATGCAGGCCAACCGCCAGGAAGCCATAGCCACTGCCCGGTCAGCTAAATCCTGGGGTCTCATCCTGGGCACTTTGGGCCGCCAAGGCAGTCCCAAGATCCTGGAG CACCTGGAATCTCGGCTCCaagccttgggacttcccttCGTGAGGCTGCTGCTCTCTGAGATCTTCCCCAGCAAGCTCAGCCTCCTTCCCGAGGTGGATGT GTGGGTGCAGGTGGCATGTCCACGCCTGTCCATCGACTGGGGTACAGCCTTCCCCAAGCCGCTGCTCACACCCTATGAG GCGGCGGTGGCCTTGAGGGACATTTCCTGGCAGCAGCCCTACCCTATGGACTTCTACGCCAGCAGCTCCTTGGGGCCGTGGACGGTGAACCACGGGCGGGATCGGCTGCTCCAGGTCCCAGGCCGGCTGGCCCTGGGGAAG GTTCAGGGGGGGCCCGCGCGCCCCTCTCCAGCCGCGGCTTGCGAGGCTTGCAGCTGCAGAGACGAGGAGGTGTCGCCGATCGCTCTCTGA
- the DPH1 gene encoding 2-(3-amino-3-carboxypropyl)histidine synthase subunit 1 isoform X2, which translates to MPEGLLLFACTIVDILERFTEAEVMVMGDVTYGACCVDDFTARALGADFLVHYGHSCLVPMDTSAQDFRVLYVFVDIRIDTAHLLDSIRLTFPPASALALVSTIQFVSTLQAAAQELKAEYRVSVPQCKPLSPGEILGCTSPCLPKEVEAVVYLGDGRFHLESVMIANPNISAYRYDPYSKVLSREHYDHQRMQANRQEAIATARSAKSWGLILGTLGRQGSPKILEHLESRLQALGLPFVRLLLSEIFPSKLSLLPEVDVWVQVACPRLSIDWGTAFPKPLLTPYEAAVALRDISWQQPYPMDFYASSSLGPWTVNHGRDRLLQVPGRLALGKVQGGPARPSPAAACEACSCRDEEVSPIAL; encoded by the exons ATGCCCGAAGGCCTCCTCCTCTTCGCCTGTACCATTGTGGATATCTTGGAAAG GTTCACGGAGGCCGAAGTGATGGTGATGGGAGACGTGACCTACGGGGCTTGCTGTGTGGACGACTTCACTGCAAGAGCCCTGGGAGCTGACTTCCTGGTCCACTATGGCCACAGCTGCCTGG TTCCCATGGACACCTCGGCCCAAGACTTCCGGGTGCTGTATGTCTTTGTGGACATCCGGATAGACACTGCCCACCTCCTGGACTCTATCCGCCTCACCTTTCCCCCAGCCAGTGCCCTTGCGCTGGTCAGCACCATTCAGTTCGTGTCAACCTTGCAG GCAGCCGCCCAAGAGCTGAAAGCTGAGTATCGTGTGAGTGTCCCACAGTGCAAGCCCCTGTCTCCTGGGGAGATTCTGGGCTGCACGTCTCCCTGCCTACCCAAGGAGGTGGAGGCTGTGGT GTATCTTGGAGATGGCCGCTTCCACCTGGAGTCTGTCATGATCGCCAACCCTAACATCTCCGCTTACCG ATACGACCCTTACAGCAAGGTCCTGTCCAGAGAGCACTATGACCACCAGCGCATGCAGGCCAACCGCCAGGAAGCCATAGCCACTGCCCGGTCAGCTAAATCCTGGGGTCTCATCCTGGGCACTTTGGGCCGCCAAGGCAGTCCCAAGATCCTGGAG CACCTGGAATCTCGGCTCCaagccttgggacttcccttCGTGAGGCTGCTGCTCTCTGAGATCTTCCCCAGCAAGCTCAGCCTCCTTCCCGAGGTGGATGT GTGGGTGCAGGTGGCATGTCCACGCCTGTCCATCGACTGGGGTACAGCCTTCCCCAAGCCGCTGCTCACACCCTATGAG GCGGCGGTGGCCTTGAGGGACATTTCCTGGCAGCAGCCCTACCCTATGGACTTCTACGCCAGCAGCTCCTTGGGGCCGTGGACGGTGAACCACGGGCGGGATCGGCTGCTCCAGGTCCCAGGCCGGCTGGCCCTGGGGAAG GTTCAGGGGGGGCCCGCGCGCCCCTCTCCAGCCGCGGCTTGCGAGGCTTGCAGCTGCAGAGACGAGGAGGTGTCGCCGATCGCTCTCTGA
- the HIC1 gene encoding hypermethylated in cancer 1 protein isoform X2: protein MTFPEADIFLKSGECAGQTMLDTMEAPGHSRQLLLQLNNQRTKGFLCDVIIVVQNALFRAHKNVLAASSAYLKSLVVHDNLLNLDHDMVSPAVFRLVLDFIYTGRLADGAEAAAAAAVAPGAEPSLGAVLAAASYLQIPDLVALCKKRLKRHGKYCHLRGGGGGGGGYAPYGRPGRGLRAATPVIQACYSSPAGPPPPPTAEPPSGPEAAVNTHCAELYASGPGPATALCAPERRCSPLCGLDLSKKSPPGSAPPERPPGERELPPRPDSPPSAGPAAYKEPPLTLPPLPPLPFQKLEEAGPPPDPFRGGGGSPGSEPPGRPDGPSLLYRWMKHEPGLGSYGDELGRERGSPSERCEERGGDPSASPGGPPLGLAPPPRYAGSLDGPGAGGDGDDYKSSSEETGSSEDPSPPGGHLEGYPCPHLAYGEPESFGDNLYVCIPCGKGFPSSEQLNAHVEAHVEEEEALYGRAEAAEVAAGAAGLGPPFGGGGDKVAGAPGGLGELLRPYRCASCDKSYKDPATLRQHEKTHWLTRPYPCTICGKKFTQRGTMTRHMRSHLGLKPFACDACGMRFTRQYRLTEHMRIHSGEKPYECQVCGGKFAQQRNLISHMKMHAVGGAAGAAGALAGLGGLPGVPGPDGKGKLDFPEGVFAVARLTAEQLSLKQQDKAAAAELLAQTTHFLHDPKVALESLYPLAKFTAELGLSPDKAAEVLSQGAHLAAGPDGRTIDRFSPT, encoded by the exons ATGACTTTTCCTGAAGCGGACATTTTCCTCAAATCGG GAGAGTGTGCTGGGCAGACGATGCTGGACACGATGGAGGCGCCCGGCCACtccaggcagctgctgctgcagctcaACAACCAGCGCACCAAGGGCTTCTTGTGCGACGTGATCATCGTGGTGCAGAACGCCCTCTTCCGCGCGCACAAGAACGTGCTGGCGGCCAGCAGCGCCTACCTCAAGTCCCTGGTGGTGCACGACAACCTGCTCAACCTGGACCATGACATGGTGAGCCCGGCCGTGTTCCGCCTGGTGCTGGACTTCATCTACACCGGCCGCCTGGCGGATGGCGCGGAGGCTGCGGCGGCGGCTGCCGTGGCCCCGGGGGCCGAGCCGAGCCTGGGCGCCGTGCTGGCCGCCGCCAGCTACCTGCAGATCCCCGACCTCGTGGCGCTGTGCAAGAAACGCCTCAAGCGCCACGGCAAGTACTGCCACctgcggggcggcggcggcggcggcggcggctacGCACCCTACGGGAGGCCGGGCCGGGGCCTGCGGGCCGCCACGCCCGTCATCCAGGCCTGCTACTCCTCCCCGGCCGGGCCTCCGCCGCCGCCCACCGCCGAGCCGCCGTCGGGCCCCGAGGCCGCTGTGAACACGCACTGCGCCGAGCTGTACGCCTCGGGCCCCGGCCCGGCCACCGCGCTCTGCGCCCCGGAGCGCCGCTGCTCCCCGCTCTGCGGCCTGGACCTGTCAAAGAAAAGCCCGCCGGGCTCCGCGCCTCCCGAGCGACCGCCGGGGGAGCGAGAGCTGCCCCCACGCCCAGACAGCCCTCCCAGCGCAGGCCCCGCCGCCTACAAGGAGCCACCACTCACCCTGCCACCGCTGCCGCCGCTGCCCTtccagaagctggaggaggccGGACCGCCTCCGGATCCGTTCCGAGGTGGCGGCGGCAGCCCGGGATCCGAGCCCCCCGGCCGCCCCGACGGGCCCAGCCTCCTCTaccgctggatgaagcacgagccaGGCCTGGGCAGCTACGGCGACGAGCTGGGCCGCGAGCGCGGCTCCCCCAGCGAACGCTGCGAGGAGCGCGGCGGAGACCCCTCGGCCTCGCCCGGGGGGCCTCCGCTCGGCCTGGCGCCGCCGCCGCGCTACGCGGGCAGCTTGGACGGGCCTGGCGCCGGCGGCGACGGCGACGACTACAAGAGCAGCAGTGAGGAGACGGGCAGCAGTGAGGACCCCAGCCCTCCCGGCGGCCACCTCGAGGGCTACCCGTGCCCGCACCTGGCCTACGGAGAGCCCGAGAGCTTCGGCGACAACCTGTACGTTTGCATCCCGTGCGGAAAGGGCTTCCCCAGCTCGGAGCAGCTGAACGCGCACGTGGAGGCGcacgtggaggaggaggaggcgctgTACGGCCGGGCCGAGGCAGCGGAGGTGGCCGCGGGGGCCGCCGGCCTCGGGCCCCCTTTTGGAGGCGGTGGGGACAAGGTGGCCGGGGCCCCGGGGGGCCTGGGCGAGCTGCTGCGGCCGTACCGCTGCGCGTCGTGCGACAAGAGCTACAAGGACCCGGCCACGCTGCGGCAGCACGAGAAGACCCACTGGCTGACGCGGCCCTACCCCTGCACCATCTGCGGGAAGAAGTTCACGCAGCGCGGGACCATGACGCGCCACATGCGCAGCCACCTGGGCCTCAAGCCCTTCGCGTGCGACGCGTGCGGCATGCGCTTCACGCGCCAGTACCGCCTCACCGAGCACATGCGCATCCACTCGGGCGAGAAGCCCTATGAGTGCCAGGTGTGCGGCGGCAAGTTCGCCCAGCAGCGCAACCTCATCAGTCACATGAAGATGCACGCTGTGGGCGGCGCGGCCGGCGCGGCCGGGGCGCTGGCGGGGCTGGGGGGGCTCCCCGGCGTCCCGGGCCCCGACGGCAAGGGCAAGCTCGATTTCCCCGAGGGCGTCTTTGCAGTGGCGCGCCTCACGGCCGAACAGCTCAGCCTGAAGCAGCAGGACAAGGCGGCTGCGGCCGAGCTGCTGGCTCAGACCACGCACTTCCTGCACGACCCCAAGGTGGCGCTCGAGAGCCTCTACCCGCTGGCCAAGTTCACCGCGGAGCTGGGCCTCAGCCCCGACAAGGCGGCCGAGGTGCTGAGCCAGGGCGCGCACCTGGCCGCCGGCCCCGACGGCCGAACCATCGACCGTTTCTCTCCCACCTAG